The following proteins come from a genomic window of Companilactobacillus pabuli:
- the gntK gene encoding gluconokinase: MDYIIGVDIGTTSTKSVLYDTKGKVIAYANSGYQLYQDIPDMAEENPEEIFGAVLETMGSVIRKSQVQASEIKGVSFSSAMHSLILMDQNDQPLTRAITWADNRAAKYSEELKENGLGQQIYQKTGTPIHPMAPLSKILWLRHEKNNLFKQTKKFIDLKTYVFFKLFGVYKMEYSIASATGMFNIFKLDWDQQALDVLQIGRNQLPQLVEPTDQITGLKSEYAQLLGLEETIPFIFGASDGVLSNLGVNAIDPGVVAVTIGTSGAVRVVVDKPVVDPDGKLFCYALTKDKWVVGGPVNNGGIVFRWVKDQLFAPEKITAEQMQVSTYDILTKIAQKIPAGSDGLLFHPYLGGERAPIWNAYARGSFFGLTRKHTRAHMLRATLEGIVYNLYVVMLTIEKITGKPKSIQATGGFARSALWRQMLADIFEQEVSIPESFESSCLGAAVLAMYSLGYIDDLSAVKNMVGVTDTHQPNYENSKIYRELLPIWIRISKILEPEYKAIADFQKKHNN; the protein is encoded by the coding sequence ATGGATTATATTATTGGTGTAGATATTGGAACAACGAGTACTAAAAGTGTACTTTACGATACTAAAGGTAAAGTGATTGCCTATGCCAATTCTGGTTATCAACTCTATCAAGACATTCCTGATATGGCTGAGGAAAACCCTGAAGAAATTTTCGGAGCAGTTTTGGAAACGATGGGTTCAGTTATTCGTAAATCTCAAGTTCAAGCGTCGGAAATCAAAGGTGTTTCGTTTTCTTCAGCAATGCACAGTTTGATTTTAATGGACCAAAATGACCAGCCGTTGACTAGAGCTATCACTTGGGCCGATAATCGTGCTGCCAAATATAGTGAAGAGTTAAAAGAAAATGGCTTGGGACAACAAATTTATCAAAAAACTGGGACACCAATTCACCCAATGGCACCACTGTCAAAAATCCTTTGGTTACGTCATGAGAAAAATAACTTGTTCAAGCAAACGAAAAAGTTTATCGACTTAAAAACTTATGTCTTCTTTAAACTATTTGGCGTCTATAAAATGGAGTATTCGATTGCCTCAGCTACTGGGATGTTCAATATTTTTAAACTCGATTGGGACCAACAAGCTTTAGATGTCTTACAAATCGGTCGGAATCAACTGCCACAATTAGTTGAACCAACTGATCAAATCACAGGATTGAAATCTGAATATGCTCAATTATTAGGTCTTGAGGAAACAATACCATTTATTTTCGGTGCCAGTGATGGTGTCTTGTCTAACTTGGGAGTTAATGCGATTGATCCTGGCGTAGTAGCTGTTACGATTGGGACTAGTGGAGCTGTTCGAGTTGTAGTAGATAAACCGGTCGTTGATCCGGATGGAAAACTATTTTGTTATGCTTTGACCAAAGATAAATGGGTCGTCGGTGGTCCAGTCAATAATGGTGGTATCGTCTTTCGTTGGGTCAAGGATCAATTGTTTGCTCCAGAAAAAATTACTGCGGAACAGATGCAAGTTTCTACTTATGATATATTAACTAAAATTGCCCAAAAGATTCCTGCTGGCTCAGATGGATTGCTTTTTCATCCATATTTAGGGGGAGAACGGGCCCCGATTTGGAATGCCTATGCTAGAGGATCTTTCTTTGGATTAACGCGAAAACACACTAGAGCTCACATGTTACGTGCAACTCTAGAAGGAATTGTCTACAATTTATACGTTGTAATGTTAACGATTGAGAAAATTACTGGGAAACCTAAGAGTATTCAGGCCACTGGTGGATTCGCAAGATCTGCTTTGTGGAGACAAATGTTGGCTGATATCTTTGAACAAGAAGTATCGATTCCCGAGAGTTTTGAAAGTTCTTGTTTGGGCGCAGCTGTTTTAGCGATGTATTCGTTAGGTTATATTGATGATTTGTCAGCTGTCAAAAATATGGTCGGTGTGACCGATACGCACCAACCAAATTATGAAAATTCCAAAATTTATCGAGAATTATTACCAATTTGGATTCGTATTTCCAAGATTTTAGAGCCAGAATACAAAGCAATTGCTGATTTTCAAAAGAAACACAATAATTAG
- a CDS encoding LysM peptidoglycan-binding domain-containing protein: MKKVLSIALVSTMALTAISATTKTAQAAVQLDSNHVQVEAGDTYKSIAENAGVTIAELEQANGREVGGYDLIFPGETVTLPGATTTATADTTTQAAQDTTQTAQATQTTEDTSYQAQDTTQATTQSAATTTQSSTTQTGTSQGTFKISFYDPAVLGSNMGYGGVAANLSVFPKGTTLKITLSDGTVLIRTVNDTGTFAYSNPNQLDVAMPNNQIPSYGVTTASVEVL, encoded by the coding sequence ATGAAAAAAGTTTTATCTATCGCTTTAGTAAGTACTATGGCTTTAACAGCAATTTCTGCAACAACAAAAACTGCTCAAGCTGCAGTACAACTCGACAGTAACCATGTCCAAGTTGAAGCAGGCGACACATACAAGAGCATCGCTGAAAATGCTGGCGTAACAATCGCTGAACTTGAACAAGCTAACGGCCGTGAAGTTGGCGGATACGACTTGATCTTCCCTGGTGAAACAGTAACATTACCAGGTGCTACAACTACAGCAACTGCTGATACAACTACACAAGCTGCACAAGATACAACCCAAACAGCTCAAGCAACACAAACTACTGAAGATACAAGTTACCAAGCACAAGACACAACACAAGCAACAACTCAAAGTGCTGCTACAACAACACAATCATCAACAACACAAACTGGTACATCACAAGGAACATTCAAGATTTCATTCTATGATCCAGCCGTACTAGGTTCAAACATGGGTTATGGTGGTGTTGCTGCTAACCTTTCAGTATTCCCTAAGGGTACAACACTTAAGATCACACTTTCTGATGGTACAGTATTAATCAGAACAGTTAATGATACAGGTACATTTGCATACAGTAACCCTAACCAATTAGACGTTGCTATGCCAAATAACCAAATTCCTTCATACGGTGTAACTACTGCATCTGTTGAAGTACTTTAA
- a CDS encoding C69 family dipeptidase, protein MINPSSDCTEILVGKAASMDGSTIVARNEDGYGPINPIKFVAHVAKDQKNAFYTSVTTGVKVPLPEHALRYTATPQADQSDGQYEEAGINELNVGMSSTETTATNARVLGYDPLVHDGIDEEAMLTLVLPYIKSAKEGAKRLGALLEKYGTGECNSIAFNDKDEIWLLETAGGHHWAAMRLPEDTYAIVPNQTVMQEVDVNDTDNFLVATDLVEFVEKHHLNPQPGHFNFREIFGTQSEADAYYNTPRTWYGQKMFNPEIEQVPTAQDMPMCRKPAKKLAIEDVEAFLSSHYNGTKYDPFGTFASGTPKEQRQFRSIAMDRNQASSILQIRNDVDDDHAAIQWLSMGFFAYSPYVPFFTNVTDTPEDYKNTTTEVSVDNVYWLEKTLSVIIEPHYHEYSDMIHAYLDGCQSFARQRVEEADQAVGNSVNVTEFLTKSNQTTAGEISHRTHQLFNNLVKKGLLLSKTTWEKGQNL, encoded by the coding sequence ATGATAAATCCAAGTTCCGATTGTACTGAGATACTAGTTGGTAAAGCCGCTAGCATGGATGGTTCCACTATTGTCGCCCGTAATGAAGACGGTTATGGTCCAATCAATCCCATTAAATTTGTTGCACATGTTGCAAAAGATCAAAAGAATGCCTTTTATACTTCAGTAACTACAGGTGTAAAAGTGCCACTACCTGAACACGCTCTAAGATATACTGCTACACCACAGGCAGACCAAAGTGATGGTCAATATGAAGAAGCCGGTATTAATGAATTAAACGTTGGTATGAGTTCAACTGAAACTACTGCTACTAATGCTCGTGTTTTAGGATACGACCCATTAGTTCACGATGGTATCGATGAGGAAGCAATGTTGACTTTAGTTTTGCCATACATTAAATCTGCCAAAGAGGGTGCTAAGAGATTAGGTGCCTTGTTGGAAAAATATGGTACTGGCGAATGCAATAGTATTGCTTTTAACGATAAGGATGAAATCTGGCTCTTAGAAACAGCAGGTGGTCACCATTGGGCTGCTATGCGTTTGCCAGAAGATACTTATGCTATCGTACCTAACCAAACCGTTATGCAAGAAGTTGATGTCAATGATACTGATAACTTCTTAGTAGCGACTGATTTGGTAGAATTTGTTGAAAAACATCATTTGAATCCGCAACCAGGTCACTTTAATTTCCGTGAAATCTTTGGAACACAAAGTGAAGCTGATGCTTATTACAACACACCACGTACTTGGTATGGACAAAAGATGTTCAATCCAGAAATTGAACAAGTGCCAACCGCTCAAGATATGCCAATGTGCAGAAAACCTGCTAAGAAATTAGCTATCGAAGATGTTGAAGCTTTCTTGTCATCACATTACAATGGTACGAAGTATGATCCATTTGGGACCTTTGCTTCAGGAACTCCAAAAGAACAACGTCAATTCCGTTCTATTGCCATGGATAGAAATCAAGCTTCATCAATTTTGCAAATTAGAAATGACGTTGATGACGATCACGCTGCTATTCAATGGTTGTCAATGGGATTCTTTGCTTACAGTCCTTATGTACCATTCTTTACCAACGTTACTGATACTCCAGAAGACTACAAGAATACTACTACTGAAGTTTCAGTAGACAATGTTTATTGGTTAGAAAAGACTTTGTCAGTTATCATCGAACCACATTATCACGAGTATTCTGACATGATTCACGCATACTTAGATGGTTGTCAATCATTTGCTCGTCAACGAGTTGAAGAAGCAGATCAAGCCGTAGGAAATTCTGTTAATGTCACTGAATTTTTGACAAAAAGCAATCAAACAACAGCCGGTGAAATTTCTCATCGTACACACCAATTGTTTAATAACTTAGTCAAAAAAGGTTTATTACTTTCAAAGACTACTTGGGAAAAAGGTCAAAACTTGTAA
- a CDS encoding alpha/beta hydrolase yields the protein MLVSFAFLIKPQTIYASSNNLREIPTLFFHGFGGTVRSMDYLIDQSQADGYATRTLTIFVSKKGKLSFDGTWPKNAKNPEIQVLFGNNHQSDYHKTAKWINTVILTLQKKYQMTRYNAVAHSWGNNAVMYYLFKYSDKKNQPQINSLVNIAAPMQVLNRDIYRRNPWRYSDQLTRDFDKYTHPDSVMRQLHIRELNIMGQLSKEDHFDKAVPVSSAKSLKKVFKGPHQTYQARLFTGRLAEHSALTRRNPKVLHDIEHFLWRRN from the coding sequence ATGCTAGTAAGTTTTGCTTTTTTGATTAAGCCACAAACTATCTATGCTAGTTCTAACAATCTCAGAGAAATTCCAACATTATTCTTTCACGGTTTTGGTGGTACGGTACGATCTATGGATTACTTAATTGATCAATCACAAGCTGATGGTTACGCAACTAGAACGTTGACCATTTTTGTGTCAAAAAAGGGTAAGCTCAGTTTTGACGGAACTTGGCCTAAAAATGCCAAAAATCCTGAAATCCAAGTTTTGTTTGGTAATAATCACCAATCCGATTACCATAAAACTGCTAAGTGGATCAACACAGTTATTTTGACACTGCAAAAAAAATATCAAATGACTAGATATAATGCTGTGGCACATTCCTGGGGCAATAACGCTGTTATGTATTATTTGTTCAAATATAGCGATAAAAAAAATCAACCGCAAATTAATTCATTAGTAAATATTGCGGCTCCAATGCAAGTGTTAAATAGAGATATTTATCGACGTAATCCTTGGCGCTATTCTGATCAATTGACTAGAGATTTTGACAAATATACTCATCCAGATTCAGTTATGCGCCAGCTACATATTCGAGAATTAAATATCATGGGACAACTTTCCAAAGAAGACCATTTTGATAAGGCAGTACCCGTTTCATCTGCAAAATCTTTGAAGAAGGTCTTTAAGGGACCACATCAAACTTACCAAGCTAGACTATTTACTGGACGTTTGGCAGAACACAGTGCTTTGACGAGAAGAAATCCCAAAGTATTGCATGATATTGAACATTTCTTGTGGCGACGAAATTAA
- a CDS encoding ACT domain-containing protein — protein MEKYYIVDSSILPESFEKVIEARNLLETKKVHNVSEAVKVVGISRGTYYKYKDLVFKPDEERNERKAVISMMLKHQQGTLSKVLVDISELNASILTINQNIPIHNIATVVISLDISHLNGTMDDLIDTLQLSDSVENVQLVAIE, from the coding sequence ATGGAAAAATATTATATAGTTGATAGCTCTATTCTTCCTGAATCATTTGAAAAAGTTATTGAGGCACGTAATTTACTAGAGACAAAAAAAGTCCACAACGTTAGTGAAGCCGTAAAGGTTGTGGGTATCAGTCGTGGTACATATTATAAATATAAAGACTTAGTTTTTAAGCCAGATGAAGAGAGAAATGAGCGTAAGGCTGTCATCTCAATGATGTTAAAGCATCAACAAGGTACTCTCTCAAAAGTTTTGGTCGATATTTCGGAATTGAATGCTTCTATTTTAACTATTAATCAAAATATCCCAATTCACAATATTGCGACAGTTGTTATTTCTCTAGATATCAGTCATCTAAACGGAACTATGGATGATTTAATCGACACACTCCAACTGTCAGATTCAGTCGAAAATGTCCAACTAGTTGCGATCGAATAA
- a CDS encoding NAD(P)H-dependent oxidoreductase, with the protein MLILKTLVVVSHPEINNSQTQQFLLQGAKLQDVTWHHVEELSEIDVEKEQALLKEHDRIIFQFPLYWYAAPEGLKHWEDNVLTRNFVYGDGDDNLAEKEFGIVVSTGMPLKDFQRGGSENVTIDEIMAPYFAIAQRAKMKILPVFTIAQFQYLQENEQMQLLIDYQRFLTQQYPDSLQNRQLWFEREFADRFKNFDGTNCNECETILSTFIQQREDISQLKSTISLIKQGEDE; encoded by the coding sequence ATGTTAATTTTGAAAACCTTAGTAGTAGTGTCACACCCAGAAATCAATAATTCACAGACACAACAGTTTTTGTTGCAAGGTGCTAAATTGCAAGACGTGACTTGGCATCATGTAGAAGAATTGTCAGAAATTGATGTCGAAAAAGAACAAGCCTTGCTAAAGGAACATGATCGAATTATTTTTCAATTTCCTTTGTATTGGTATGCGGCTCCAGAAGGTTTAAAACATTGGGAAGACAACGTTTTGACGAGAAACTTTGTCTACGGCGATGGTGATGATAATTTAGCTGAAAAGGAATTTGGTATCGTTGTCAGTACTGGTATGCCTCTAAAAGACTTTCAACGTGGCGGCAGTGAAAATGTGACGATCGATGAGATAATGGCACCTTATTTTGCTATTGCTCAACGCGCTAAGATGAAGATTTTGCCTGTCTTTACGATAGCTCAATTCCAATATTTGCAAGAAAATGAGCAGATGCAGTTGTTGATTGATTATCAACGCTTTCTAACGCAACAATATCCCGATAGTTTACAAAATCGTCAATTGTGGTTTGAAAGAGAATTTGCTGATCGATTTAAAAATTTTGATGGAACGAATTGCAATGAATGTGAAACAATTTTGAGTACCTTTATCCAGCAACGAGAGGACATTTCACAATTGAAGAGCACTATTAGTTTAATCAAACAAGGTGAGGATGAATAA
- a CDS encoding B3/4 domain-containing protein, translating to MQKIIIDQAFWDLFPDVKIAVMTAHNVDNKDQKVPNDLIQNANEIAKKWVPDDPISANPVVKAWRDAYRKFKTKKGARNAVENLLKRAKNNKGVGNINPVVDVYNSVSLEYAFPIAAEDLDKIVGDVHLTVAKGGETFTPIGEDEVEKALPGEIIYRDDQDVISRCWAWRDSARVADTDKTKNLLFYMENIQPERNDDHLAAAHQLEKRFHDYLNIDINDLTILTRDNPEFIFAK from the coding sequence ATGCAAAAAATTATTATTGATCAAGCCTTTTGGGATTTGTTTCCTGATGTAAAAATTGCCGTAATGACAGCCCACAATGTAGACAATAAAGACCAAAAGGTCCCTAATGACCTAATTCAAAATGCTAACGAAATTGCCAAAAAATGGGTACCCGATGACCCAATCAGTGCTAATCCAGTAGTCAAAGCTTGGCGTGATGCTTATCGTAAGTTCAAAACTAAAAAAGGTGCTCGTAATGCCGTAGAAAACCTCTTAAAGCGGGCTAAAAATAACAAAGGCGTAGGCAATATCAATCCGGTCGTTGACGTCTACAATTCCGTATCATTAGAATATGCTTTCCCAATTGCCGCTGAAGATTTAGATAAAATTGTTGGTGATGTCCACTTGACCGTTGCTAAAGGTGGCGAAACCTTCACTCCAATCGGTGAAGATGAAGTCGAAAAGGCTTTACCTGGTGAGATAATCTATCGTGACGATCAAGATGTAATTTCACGTTGCTGGGCTTGGCGTGACAGTGCCCGTGTAGCTGATACTGACAAAACTAAGAATCTCCTATTCTACATGGAAAATATTCAACCCGAAAGAAATGATGATCATTTAGCAGCTGCTCATCAATTAGAAAAACGATTCCATGATTATTTGAATATCGACATCAATGACTTAACGATTCTTACTCGAGACAATCCAGAATTCATCTTTGCTAAATAA
- a CDS encoding SDR family oxidoreductase, producing the protein MKYLLTGATGHLGGHIFNELIKLVPSSDITVGVHTISKAKSLSEAGAKVVGIDFLKENTLLEAFKNIDVLIYVPSKSHDSFSRVSELENVLTAAKKVNVGHILSMGFIADQVNNPFDLSAFYGYLPRRLASSGIPYTILRNALYADPLVPYLPELIERQNVIYPVKDQALSFISLQDSARAFAKVASEKTLLQNGRIYTLTQSRNYTMPQLAEVLSTVSGSKIGYQPVSLDEFAQIYNQDNEGHMLSSMYAAGGLGLLDVVSSDYQTIMGHPAQDLMDFLNNNYK; encoded by the coding sequence ATGAAATATTTATTAACTGGAGCAACGGGTCATTTGGGTGGCCATATTTTTAATGAATTAATTAAATTAGTGCCAAGTAGTGATATTACAGTTGGAGTTCACACAATTTCTAAAGCTAAATCTTTGTCAGAAGCTGGAGCAAAGGTTGTTGGAATTGATTTTTTAAAAGAAAATACTTTATTAGAAGCTTTTAAAAATATCGATGTTTTAATTTACGTTCCAAGTAAGAGTCATGACAGCTTCAGTCGTGTTAGCGAATTAGAAAATGTTTTGACAGCTGCTAAGAAAGTAAATGTTGGACATATTTTATCGATGGGCTTTATTGCTGATCAAGTTAATAATCCTTTTGATTTGTCTGCCTTTTACGGTTACTTACCACGTCGATTAGCTTCAAGTGGCATTCCATATACTATTTTGCGTAATGCTTTGTATGCCGATCCTTTAGTACCTTATTTACCAGAACTGATTGAACGTCAAAATGTAATTTATCCAGTGAAGGATCAGGCCTTGTCGTTTATCAGCTTACAAGATAGTGCTCGAGCCTTTGCCAAAGTTGCTAGCGAAAAGACTTTGCTACAAAATGGAAGAATTTATACATTAACGCAATCAAGAAATTATACGATGCCTCAGTTAGCCGAAGTTTTAAGCACAGTTTCTGGTAGCAAAATTGGTTATCAACCAGTTAGTCTTGATGAATTTGCTCAAATATATAATCAAGACAATGAGGGACACATGCTGTCTTCCATGTATGCTGCTGGGGGCTTAGGTTTGTTAGATGTGGTCAGTTCTGACTATCAAACGATTATGGGACATCCAGCTCAAGATTTGATGGATTTTTTAAACAATAATTACAAATAA
- a CDS encoding MarR family winged helix-turn-helix transcriptional regulator — translation MVDILRSIGVIARSLDSISNIEFKQYDLTKGQYLYLARIYEHPGIIQEKVAEMIKVDRTTAARAIKKLESNGFIVRKQSPDNKKEKKLYVTKKGKETYPILSREENYSNEIALSGLSDSQKEQVFELLEVVEKNISENWEYVKKGNKRVY, via the coding sequence GTGGTAGATATTTTGAGATCAATTGGAGTGATTGCTAGGTCGTTGGATTCAATCAGTAATATTGAATTTAAACAATACGATTTAACTAAAGGCCAGTATCTATACTTAGCAAGAATTTACGAGCATCCCGGCATTATTCAAGAAAAAGTAGCTGAAATGATCAAAGTTGATCGAACAACTGCGGCTCGTGCAATCAAAAAGCTTGAGAGTAATGGTTTTATCGTCCGTAAACAGTCTCCAGACAATAAAAAAGAAAAGAAACTTTACGTGACTAAAAAAGGTAAAGAAACTTATCCGATTTTATCTCGTGAAGAAAATTATTCTAATGAGATTGCCTTAAGTGGGCTATCAGATAGTCAAAAAGAGCAGGTCTTTGAACTTTTGGAAGTGGTTGAAAAAAATATTTCTGAAAACTGGGAATACGTTAAAAAAGGTAATAAGCGGGTGTATTGA
- a CDS encoding GNAT family N-acetyltransferase translates to MIKLIKCTPEDVEALQNISIETFSATFGPYNTEANLKGYLKKAYDIKILQQELSNPNSEFYFAYEDSKIAGYLKINILDAQSEKMADNFLEVQRIYVRENFKRHGIGKKMLEFAVKRASDLGKNRLWLGVWEKNFAAQKFYYSLGFEKYSSHRFTMGDSVQIDFILKKELRK, encoded by the coding sequence ATGATAAAACTTATTAAATGTACGCCAGAAGATGTTGAAGCCTTGCAAAATATCAGTATTGAGACTTTTTCAGCAACTTTTGGTCCTTATAATACGGAAGCAAATTTAAAAGGTTATTTAAAAAAGGCCTATGATATTAAGATTTTACAGCAAGAATTAAGCAATCCGAATTCCGAGTTCTATTTTGCTTATGAAGATAGTAAAATTGCTGGATATTTAAAAATTAATATTTTAGATGCTCAAAGCGAAAAAATGGCCGATAATTTTTTGGAAGTTCAACGAATCTATGTCAGAGAGAATTTTAAACGTCACGGCATTGGCAAAAAAATGCTGGAATTTGCTGTTAAAAGAGCCAGTGATTTAGGCAAAAATCGTTTATGGCTAGGTGTATGGGAGAAAAACTTTGCGGCTCAAAAATTTTATTATTCTCTAGGTTTTGAGAAGTATAGTTCTCATCGCTTTACGATGGGTGATTCAGTACAAATAGATTTCATTTTAAAAAAAGAATTGAGGAAATAG
- a CDS encoding B3/4 domain-containing protein: MTKVVIDKEFFELFPEAQISTLTIHGIDNHVDEKDNPYFAKLLHEGSEESKKFITNDVFRENDVIAQWRQAFRQFKTKKGARCSIEALLKRVSQGHEFSPINPLVDIYNSVSLKYGVPCGGENINAFDGDMHLGEAKGGEGFKPLGATEDSPALPGEIIYYDNSGAICRCLNWREAQRTMLTEDTTDSVLVVEAINEEQAKRASEAIEELKELTEKYFKVDGKIEHLTKDHPETEQL, from the coding sequence ATGACAAAAGTAGTTATAGATAAAGAATTTTTTGAGTTATTCCCAGAAGCACAAATCAGTACTTTAACGATTCATGGGATTGACAATCATGTAGATGAAAAAGACAATCCGTATTTTGCCAAATTGTTGCACGAAGGTTCAGAAGAATCGAAGAAGTTTATCACCAATGATGTTTTCCGTGAAAATGATGTGATTGCTCAATGGCGTCAAGCCTTTCGTCAATTCAAGACTAAAAAAGGCGCTCGTTGTTCAATTGAAGCTTTGTTAAAACGGGTCAGTCAAGGGCATGAATTCTCACCAATCAATCCATTAGTTGATATTTACAATAGTGTTTCTCTAAAATATGGTGTTCCTTGTGGTGGAGAAAATATCAATGCTTTTGATGGTGACATGCATTTGGGAGAAGCTAAAGGTGGCGAAGGTTTTAAACCATTGGGTGCAACTGAAGATTCACCAGCTTTACCAGGAGAAATTATTTATTATGATAATTCCGGTGCTATCTGTCGTTGTCTTAACTGGCGTGAAGCCCAAAGAACTATGTTGACGGAAGATACAACTGATTCTGTTTTGGTTGTTGAAGCCATCAATGAAGAACAAGCCAAACGTGCTAGTGAAGCAATCGAAGAATTAAAAGAATTAACTGAGAAGTATTTCAAGGTTGATGGTAAGATTGAGCATTTAACAAAAGATCATCCAGAAACTGAACAATTATAG
- a CDS encoding MFS transporter: protein MVIGTAWLFDAADVALLSFIMPLLKKEMLLTDGQVGLVSSITTVGMIIGAILFGYLADKFGKKNIIIITLLLFSISNLALALTQNLPQFLLVRFITGIGLGGELPVATTIIADSFSGHRRSKMLILVDSFWAIGWILASLLAFLFMPVYGWRPTVIITSIMALYTLVIRRHLPEQTNVKNEKLNLKVAFSQIWSKDFRRATICLSILWFIIMFTYYGMFLWLPSVLIKRGFSVVHSFKYTLLMSFAQLPGYFLAAYLMGKLSRKKVLAIYLTGTIIGAFMFATAQSEFLVVFSSCVLSFFTLGAWGIMIALTPTQYPLETRGVGIGFTQSIGRIGATIGPYLIGFSLGLGISVSTVFFYFVVGLVIGIIVLVFGMVDNDQK, encoded by the coding sequence ATGGTCATTGGTACAGCTTGGTTATTTGATGCTGCAGACGTGGCATTATTATCATTTATCATGCCTTTATTAAAAAAGGAAATGCTTTTAACTGACGGACAAGTTGGACTAGTTAGTTCCATTACTACTGTCGGTATGATTATTGGTGCCATTTTATTCGGTTACTTGGCTGATAAATTTGGCAAGAAAAATATCATCATCATTACGTTATTATTATTTTCTATTAGTAATTTGGCACTAGCTCTGACTCAAAATTTGCCACAATTTCTCTTGGTACGTTTTATCACTGGTATCGGTTTGGGTGGTGAATTGCCCGTAGCAACAACTATTATTGCTGATTCGTTCTCTGGTCATCGCCGTTCAAAGATGTTGATTTTGGTCGACAGTTTTTGGGCTATTGGTTGGATCTTAGCATCCCTACTAGCTTTCTTATTCATGCCGGTTTATGGTTGGCGTCCAACAGTTATCATTACCTCAATTATGGCCCTTTACACATTAGTAATCAGACGCCACTTACCGGAGCAAACAAATGTTAAAAATGAAAAACTGAATTTAAAAGTAGCTTTTAGTCAAATCTGGTCTAAAGATTTTCGTCGCGCTACGATTTGTTTAAGTATTCTCTGGTTCATCATCATGTTCACTTATTACGGTATGTTTTTATGGTTACCTAGTGTTTTAATCAAACGTGGTTTTTCAGTTGTCCACAGTTTCAAATATACTTTATTGATGAGTTTTGCCCAATTACCAGGATATTTCCTAGCCGCTTATTTAATGGGAAAACTCAGTCGTAAAAAAGTTCTCGCCATTTATTTAACAGGTACTATCATTGGAGCATTTATGTTTGCAACTGCTCAAAGTGAATTTTTAGTTGTCTTCAGTAGTTGTGTTCTCTCCTTCTTTACTTTAGGTGCCTGGGGAATCATGATTGCCTTAACACCAACTCAATATCCATTAGAAACTCGTGGAGTTGGTATTGGCTTTACTCAATCAATCGGTCGAATCGGTGCCACTATTGGACCTTACTTGATTGGTTTCTCATTAGGATTGGGTATCAGCGTTTCGACAGTCTTCTTCTATTTCGTTGTCGGTTTAGTTATCGGTATCATCGTTCTAGTCTTTGGTATGGTCGATAATGATCAAAAATAA